The DNA segment CAGACCGTCCAGGTGCCACACGCCACCGGTGCCAGGGACCGGTGCCGCGACGGAGAGGAAGGACGTGTCGAAGAGGATGTCCAGGTTGTGCGCGGCGGCAAGCGACGCGTCGTGGGGACTCCTGGCGAGCACGAATTCGCGCTCCGGTGCCGGACCGAGAAGCTCCTTTACGCTGTGGCCGAGCCAGAATTCGAGAACCGTTGCCGCCTCACCGCGTGGTTCCTGCGATCCGGAAAGCCACCGTGTATACGTGGTCTTGGTGACGTTCTTCAGCCGGGTGAGGCGCGGGTTGTCGTAATGCTTGGCTGCCCGAATGCCTGCGTTGGCGAGCTGTGTCGCGAATACCTCGTAGCGCAGCCATCCACGTTTTTCCAGTATGGCGTAGAGGAGCGTCGGGCGCCGCATGCGGGGGATTCCCTTCTCGTGGTCGGTGCGGGGAGGAAGTACTGCGGCAGGGGCATCGCCGGTCAGGCCAGGAGCAGGCACATGTCCCAGTCGCAGGGCGTTGCGGCGTCGAGACTCTGGTAGGCGAGGATTGCTCCGGCCGCGCCTGTGAGAAACCCGGTCTCCTCCGGGGGGCCGGCCAGGCGGAACCGTTCATCGAGCAGCTTCAGCCGGTTGGCGAACCGGTGCGGGTCTTCCGCGTCCTCCGCAACACGCTGCACCGTGCGCAGCAGACCACCGAACCCGTGGCACAGGCTCCTGTCGACGATCTGGTCGAGTTGCTGGTGGTCTGCCAGACACATCAGTAACGAGCGCTCCGCCATGCGCTTACGATCCGCGTCGCCTAGGGCGATCCCGGCGAGCTGCTGAGCGCGCGCCAATCCCGGTGTGCCGGAGCACCAGGAGGGCGCGGCCGGGATCGCGGGGGCGGGACCCTGCGCGCTGATCCACCGTGGCCACCGAGTGCCACGGTGGTCAGTCACCCGTATCTGATCGAGCCAGCGACAGATCCGGCGCATGGCCTCGTCGTGGCCCGCAACCGTGATCCCTCGCTGCTTGGCCAAGGCCAGCAGGGCGAGCGGGCCAGCTATACCGTGCGCCATGCCGGCCATAGCCCGCCCGTCCGCGGGCGCAACACCGCCGACGGCCAACTCCCGGCCGCTCCACCAACCGGGCAGGTTCGCACCGGAGGCCACGGTCACCGGCTCGGTGAGCCGGACAAGGTAGTCAAGGACGCCAGTCAATTCCGGACCGCTGGGCTGACGTCGCAGGAGCAGGGCACCGAGGCCAGTCAATCCGCCGATGACGTCGTACTCGGCGTGAGACGCGAACCGCCCAGCACTGACACGGGCGTGTGCGGCGGCAAGGCGCCGCCGGGTCAGCGCGGCCACGATCCGGTCGAGCGTGTTCAACGCGCCCGCGTACCGGTCGGTGCCAGCGGCAGCCACATGCAGCACGTAGGACATCGCCGGCGCCCCGTAATACAGGCTTGCCGCGGCGCCGTCGATCAGTGGCCCTGTGGCAGACAGCTGCCGCTGAATCGCTGGCCACTGGCCGGATCCGCGATGGGCGCGCACCACATGAAGAAGTGCAACACCCAGCGAGCCATGAGTGAGGGATTGGCGACTGGCGAGGGTCGCGTCGTGGGTTCGTACGGCGAACACCGCGTTGCTCCTTCAGTGCGGGTGATCTAGGACAGGGCGCCGCAGGCGGGATGCGGCAGCCAGTGCCTGCAAACAGCAGCCGGTGACCTTTCGTCTCAGGAAGTGAGGGGATCCCGGCCCGAGAACAGCGCGCATTCGTCCGTCAGGATCGCGTTGAAGACGTCGTCGATGCGGTCCAACGCCTCGTCCTCGCGGAAGGCTGCGACCCGTGCCCAGTACTCGCGGACATTCTCATGGCGCATCAGGGAATGCGCCTGAACCCGCAAGGTGCGCCTGTCGAGCAGCCCCACCCGGAACTTAGCCGCCAGGAGACTTACTTGGCGGTTGACGTTGACGTGCCGCGCGTACTCTTCCGCCGACATCTCTTCGCCAGTGAGCACCCACCGCTCAGGGTTCGCCGCAACGTCCGCCAGCAACGCCTGATGCATGCCCGCGGCTCGGAGCACGGTCTCACGCCTGTGATGCCGTTCGACCTGGAGAAGCCGCGCGACTCCGGCAGCAACGACCAGGAGAACGGCGTGATTGATCTGCATGTGGTTTTCCTTCACTGGAGGCGTGGCGTTCCGGGCCGGGCGGTACCCATGCGGTCAGGCGGAGCCGGTGCGCGATCAGGGAGTCCGGGGCGAAGTCCCGCCGAGGGGGCACTGGTCAGGAACAGAGCCGTGTGCCTGCCGAGCCAACAGCGAGCCTGGCCAGCCCACCCGTTTTGGAGCTCCTGCACCTGCTCTTCGGTGAAACCGCGCTGCCAAGGCCTTTCTCTGGGCTCGACATCCGGTCCCGGCCAGACGCGCAGCAGTACGTACACCTGGCCGCCAGGCCGCAACCAGCGGCGCGCATCACCCATGAAGCGCTGGTGGTCGATGAACGGCAAAACGTTTCGACAGACGATGATGTCGAAGCTGTCGGGCTGCAACTGGTTCGTGGGCGCGTCAGAGTCAAAGTCATGCACCTCGTAGCGCAACTGTGCATCGGTACCCAGCTTGCGGGCGGTTCCGATTGCGGCAGGCGAGACATCCAGCCCGAGCACGTCGTAGCCCCAGCGGCGAAGCTGCCTGGCGAATCCACCGCTGCCGCATCCCACGTCGAGCGCGCTCGCCCCTGCAAACGCATCCACGTGTATACGGACCCGCTCCACCTCAGCGTCACTAACGAGGCGGTCCACGGCGCGTCCCTCGCGGTGCCAGGCGTCCCAACGGGTTGCACTGATGCGACCCACAGGCTTGGTCATGCCGCGTCCACTGGGCCACCGTCGGTCCCGGAAGAAAAGCGGTCCTTCGATACAGGTACGTGGCACAAGTCCTGCAAGCCGCCCGTGCGAACCTCACCGGAGTATTCCCTCACCAGGCGGAGCCCGACCTCGC comes from the Streptomyces sp. NBC_00820 genome and includes:
- a CDS encoding DUF6082 family protein, with protein sequence MQINHAVLLVVAAGVARLLQVERHHRRETVLRAAGMHQALLADVAANPERWVLTGEEMSAEEYARHVNVNRQVSLLAAKFRVGLLDRRTLRVQAHSLMRHENVREYWARVAAFREDEALDRIDDVFNAILTDECALFSGRDPLTS
- a CDS encoding lanthionine synthetase C family protein → MFAVRTHDATLASRQSLTHGSLGVALLHVVRAHRGSGQWPAIQRQLSATGPLIDGAAASLYYGAPAMSYVLHVAAAGTDRYAGALNTLDRIVAALTRRRLAAAHARVSAGRFASHAEYDVIGGLTGLGALLLRRQPSGPELTGVLDYLVRLTEPVTVASGANLPGWWSGRELAVGGVAPADGRAMAGMAHGIAGPLALLALAKQRGITVAGHDEAMRRICRWLDQIRVTDHRGTRWPRWISAQGPAPAIPAAPSWCSGTPGLARAQQLAGIALGDADRKRMAERSLLMCLADHQQLDQIVDRSLCHGFGGLLRTVQRVAEDAEDPHRFANRLKLLDERFRLAGPPEETGFLTGAAGAILAYQSLDAATPCDWDMCLLLA
- a CDS encoding class I SAM-dependent methyltransferase; protein product: MTKPVGRISATRWDAWHREGRAVDRLVSDAEVERVRIHVDAFAGASALDVGCGSGGFARQLRRWGYDVLGLDVSPAAIGTARKLGTDAQLRYEVHDFDSDAPTNQLQPDSFDIIVCRNVLPFIDHQRFMGDARRWLRPGGQVYVLLRVWPGPDVEPRERPWQRGFTEEQVQELQNGWAGQARCWLGRHTALFLTSAPSAGLRPGLPDRAPAPPDRMGTARPGTPRLQ